From the genome of Halobacteriovorax marinus SJ:
CCCCTCACTGAGAATTTGTGCAGCAGCTGATGGTGTTTCACATCGAAGATCACTTACATAATCAGATATTGAGAAATCAACCTGATGTCCTACTGCACTAATAATAGGGATAGGACAATTAAAGATATCCCATGCTAGGGCCTCGTCATTAAATGCCCAGAGATCTTCTAGACTTCCGCCCCCTCTAGTAAGAACAATGACATCAACAGCATTCTCTTTATTCTCAAGTGAGTACTTAATGGTATTAAATAGAGCCTTTCTAATTGAAGCTGCTGCTCCCTCACCTTGAACAAGTGCCGGAACAACCATTACATTACTCCAAAGAGTCCTTCTCTTTGTAATGTTTAAAAAGTCCTGCAGTGCTGCACCCCTTTGAGCAGTAATTACCGCAATCTTCTTAGGCAGTGTAGGTATTTTATTTTTGTTAGAGAGATCAAAGAGGCCCTCTCCTGCTAACTTCTTCTTTAGTCTTTCAAATTCTGCCAGTAAATCACCACCAACATTGGTCTTGGTGATTCTCTTTACGATGACTTGAAATGATCCTCTCTTAGCATAGACGCCAATACCACCTATACACTGAACCTTGTCACCATTCTTTATTTCTCTAATGGCCGGGTTTCTCATAGCATCCATTTTAAAGAGACACGCAGAAAGGGCCGATGACTTATCCGATAGAGTGAAATAATAATGTCCAGATGAGGAAAGTGATAGATTCGTCACCTCTCCCTCTATTGAAACACTTCGAAACTGTCCCTCGAGAAGTCCTTTGACTTTACCAACAAGTGTAGAAACTGAATCGTACTGGATATTGCTCATGGAAAAATTCTAGCAATTTAGTTTGGATATGCAAATTTTAGAAGAGAAAAAGCGCCGATAAAGAAGCTATCGACGCTATGAAATATAGTTATTTATTCATTTTCTTAAAGAGATCAAATGAACGAATATAATTTACGGCCTGAAGAACTTGGTAATCCTCACTTGGATTATATTTAATCATCCACATATTCTTATGATCTTTCTTCTTTTCTTTTTTAAGCTTTTTGAGCTTTTCCATTCTCTCTTTTCTATCTTCTTTCTCTCTGACTAGACGACGTTTCTTTTCTTCTTTAGTCTCTATCGTTGCAGTGAGGTGATTCTTTAAGTCTGACTCCCTGATGTAACTAGATTCTTTTCTATTTTCGCTAACCCATGTGGCCTCAACCTCATCGACGAATACATCAGGAACAATTCCTACCGCCTGAATTTTTCTTCCTTTAGGAGTCATATACTGAGCGATTGTAAGCTTAACGCCCTTCTCATCATCAATCTTAGCAACAGTCTGAACAGAACCTTTTCCAAATGATTGAGAACCCATGATAATTCCCCTCTTCATATCTTGTATTGCTCCTGAGACAATTTCACTTGCAGATGCTGAAGATGAATTAATAAGTACAACTAGCGGCACATCTAATTCTTTGTAACCTGACTTTTTCACGTATCTAATTTCTTTATTCTTTGGATCTCGGCCTTCAGTACTAACGACAATACCATCCTTTAGAAAGATTGAAGTTACATCTACAGCTTCATCGAGTAGTCCACCAGGGTTAGATCTTAAATCAAGAATAACACCTTTGAGTCCACCGTTCTTCTCTGTCTTTTTTCTGATATCTTTAAGGGCATTAATAATTCCCTCTGCTGATCTTTTTTGGAATTGCTTTAATCTTACAAATCCATAATTCTTTCTTACGACATCATATTTAACAGGTTTGATCTTTATGATTTGTCTTGTGAGTACGAAGTTCTTAACTCCTTCCTCATTTTCCCTAACTACGCCAATAGTGATTTTATCGCCGTTCTTTCCTCTCATTTTATCGACAGCTTCTTCCAGAGTAACTCCAATTGTAGACTCATGATTGATTTCTACAATTCTATCTCCAGGAAGTATTCCTGCCTTAAAAGCGGGAGAATCCTCAATAGGAGTAACAACAATGAGGTGGCCATTTTTCTGAGTAACTTCTAGTCCAAGTCCACCAAATTCACCTTGAGTCTCCTCTTGCATCTTTGCAAAGACTTCTTTATTTAAGAATGCAGAGTGAGGATCTAATGTATTCATCATCCCCTTAATTGCACCTTGAATTAATTTATCAGTATCAACTTCACGGTAGTATTGAGACTCAACTAAGAATAAAACTTTATTGAATAACTCTAACTTCTCAAATCTTGACTTTGTAACCGCCAAAACCTTCTCTGTTCCAACGAAGCCCATAAAGAGGCCTCCAACAGATAAAGTGATACAAAGAGCTATAGCTCTTACGCTTCTGCCACTCTCTCTTTTCATAATTTTTCCTTAAATTATATATTTACATTGTTTAGATTATTTTTTGCTACGAATGCTTCATCCATTAACAGAGAAGTATTTTGAGCGATATTCTTCTTTCTCACTTCAAAATATAATTTCGCTAACTCACGAGACTTCTTATTAACGAGGGTATAACCAAGAATATCTCCTGCATTTACCGATTGCCCTTTCTTTACCTTGCTCTTTAATTGTCCTAGAAAGATTGATCTGGTCTGATTTCCATGTTCAACCATAATGACGTTACCATAATTAGATAAAGAACCTACGAAAGAAACTTTCCCATTAATCGTATTCTTAATTGGCTGGCGATCTCTAAATTTAAAATTAATCCCCTTCTTACCATATTCAACTGCGACATAGTCTTCAATTGGAGATGAAAATCTTAAATTTACTAATGTTTTATTACTACTAATTTTCTTCTTTGATTTATTATAAACAATCTTAGATTTAAGCGATGAGATCTCAGCACTTAAATCGGTTCTCTTCTTTTCAACTTCAACATATTGAGAAGCATATTCTTTTTTCTGATTTTCTAAATTCTCAATTACAGTAAGAAGTGTTCTCTCGCTCTCTTCTAAACCTTTAAAAGAGTCTGTTATCTCTTTATACTTCTTCTGCTTAAGTTCTAAGACCTGTTCAATGGCCTTAAGTTTTAAAATTTTCTGAGTTAATGCCTTCGCCATCATCTTTTTAGTTAAAAGATCTGCACTCGTTTCCTCATCACTTAATGAATTAGCAACAACTGATCCAAGAAGGTTCTTAACTTTTTCCTTCTCTTCTTTTACAACAACGAGATATTTCTCTATTTTTTCAGAATTCTTATAAATTTGATTTTCGATTGTTCTCTTAGACTCTAAGATCTGAATATAATCTTTATTCTTACTTCCTAGAGATTTTTCAAGACTAATAATTCTATGATTAATTTTTTTAAGGACTCTCTCCTGTGATCTCAAATTCTTTCGAAGATCAGAGATTGTTGAGCTCTTAGCAGCAAAGACCTTAGAGCAAGAGAGAGTTAGAGCTAATGTAATGAAGATTGACGGGGCTATTCGTGCCACTGTAAATTCCTTAACTGTACAATTGAAAGTAACGCGACAAGGGCAACCCCAATTAAGGCACCATACGTGTTCACACTTCCAAGGCTAAAACTAATTGCGAAACAAAAACTAAGTAAAGTTGCCATACCTGTTAGCATAACTTTTAGTCCTACTTTATTTCTTCTTTGAAATTTCTCAATAATATATGAGCTCTGCTGAACTTTACTAGAAAAGACAATTGAAATGAGAGACCAAATAACCAAGCAAGCAATGCTTACAACAGTTATTCCCCACTCTTTAAATTGTGTAAAAACTTGATTCTTTAATTCTTCTGCTTTTGAAATTGCTTTAACTGCCCCAAGTGTTAACTTTGAAGAACCAACGAGTCTAACAAGGTAATCTCTAATTAGGTTTTGACTTCTCTCTTGCAGACTTTTATCAAGAATAACTTTTAGTCCGGCATAGTTAAGATTCATCTCTTCCATTTCCATCCCAAGATCCAGATTTGAAAGTACTTTTGAAACTTGATCTTGAATCTCAGCTTCTCCTAAGATCTCAACTCTATTCACTCCAGGAAGTTCCGTAAGTTTTCTCGATATTCTCTTATGATTTTCCTGTCCAGAGATCAGCGCATGAAAGTATGGCCCTGTAGAGTAAGATGAATTAGTAGCAAACACACTCTCTTCAATACTTGTGAAGTTAATTGCACATGCCAGTACAAAGATAGAAGTCATTGCGAATAGGCCGCCCCAAAAAGGGTGATTCTTTATATTTAGAAAGAAGTTACTTAGATAAAACATGCATGCCCCGAGTAAACAAGTCTACCACCATCTAAGTGTACGATTCTCCCAGAGAATTGTTTTACCAACTCTTTATTGTGAGAGGCCCAGATAACGGTAAGCTTTCGTTTAACATTATATAAATTTAAAATATCAAATATCTTTCTAGCACTCTCGGCATCAAGTGAACTTGTTGGTTCGTCACAAACAATAATATCTGGCCTTGAAAGAAGTGCTCTTATGATGGCAATCTTTTGTTTTAATCCACCATTTGCATTTTTCATCTTTATATCGAGTCTATCAGTGATACCTACAATTCTTGATAGCTCCATAACATCTTTATCAAACTCTTTTCTAGAATTATAAAACTTAGGATCGTAACTAAAATTCAAATTCTCTCTACAACTTAAATTTCCAAAGACTCTAAGATCTTGAAAAACTTGTGAGATAAAAACACTTGAATCAGGTCTCTTCACTCTCCCACTATCCGGCTCAATATCTCCAGCAAGAACTTTTAGTAATGTCGTCTTACCTGCCCCTGAAGCACCTGTTATAAAAACGACTTCACCTTTTTCTACTGAAAATTGAACATGTCTAAGACCTACAGTTGTACCAAACGTAACTGTGACATCTTCAAGATAGAAGAGGTTTTTAGATGTGAAATTTGAGCGATTTTGTGGGCTTTGCGTTCTATGAAACGAATTATTGATCATCCTGACCTTTCCTTAAATTCTATTATTCAAATCATCCTAATTTGAAGCTGTAATGCATTTGCTACAGCTCTTATATTCTAACCAATTGCTGGATTTTAGTAAAGAAATCCATTAGATATGAATGAATTTTGAAAATTTTTCTAAGGCTAAGTCCCCTATAATACATCATAGGTAAAACCGACCATAGTAGTTGGTTACACTTTGGCCCCAAATGCGCACAGCAACATCAAACTTCACAGACTCCTAACTTGAGCCCTTGATCACAGCGTGATAGAAAATAGCAAAACTTCTAAGGAGAAAGTATGGCCACTCAAGCTTGGAAAATTGAAAGAGATTTACTTCTTTCAAATAGAATTAAGAATTACTCTAATCACTTTGTGTCGCTTGGTTACTATGACCTTGTTTATGTAGAAGTAGATGAAGAAGATAATCCTTTGATTAATTCTGATGGAAGAAGTTTTAGTGCATTTACTTCTAAAGAACTTGCATGGAGAAGTAAAACAAACCAAGAGCTAGAAGATATTATCAGCAATAAGATTCCTCTTGCTACTAAATCAATTAATTTAAAATCTTTTATGATTGGAGACTTGGCCTTTTCTCTCTCAAGCAATACAGATATTAGATTTATAAAAATAAATCCTATACTTTTCACAGAGCAAGAGAAAACTCTCCTACTCCATGAAGAAGTTTTGATTATTCCTATTAAAGATGAGTTAACTTCTAAACACATTCTCACATCTGCGGATGAATCAATGGCACTGCTAGCAATAAAGCCCAATGATGAGAAGAGAATGGGAATGGAGTTAGTCTTCTATTGTTTAACAACTAAAAATCTTCCTGATGATTTAGAAGAAAAAGAGCGCGTTCTCAATGAGAGAATTGCAGAGCTATCTTTCTATAGTTCTAGAGTTCCTATTAAAAAAGGAAGTAGTTCAATACTCTGTGTAATTGTTAATTTAGAAAATTCAATGGAAGAGACCGCTTTCATTAGAAACTACAAGACGATGGATAAGCATAGTGATGTGATCTTTGTCACCAGTGATTTAAAAATCAAAACTGGTGACTTAGAAGTAATCCCTTACAACGGTGAAAGTATCGATACTGTTTTTATGCCAATTATTAACTGGCAAAATAATCACAGATCACCAATGCAATCTACAATGAACTAGCCTGGAATTAATCCGGCCTTAACTAACCTCTCATGTGTTTTCATTGAGCAAAACACATTGGGAGTGTAATTCATCTTCTTATGCAGACTTGAGATAACTGAATTTTCAACATCTGCTAAAAGTTTAATATCCCCATTATCATAACTTATTTTTACCGGATCTCTCTCTAGTAATAAATTAGACTTCTGTCCATTCTTCGCAATGGCCTTTGGAGATTTAACATAAATAATATCTTTCTTAGGAAGATCAGGTAGAATCCAGTCCTCCGGACTTCCATTTTTCTGGAGATACTCTTCTAGCTCTTTAACTTTTGCCTGTGCCTTTTTTACGACTTTATCATTTTCAGTGGCCTTATCTTGATCAAAGAGTATTTGCTTGAACTCACTACAATTAATAGTCTTCGCCCCTCTCTCTAATAATAAAGTAAGCGCCATATCCTTTATATGAGGAACTTTATCTAGATCTCCATTTGAATAATGCTTTTGAACTAAGCTAATGAAGTAACTATCGTTAAAGCCATAGAACTTCATTGGATCATTTGCAATCATATCCAATAGATCACTGTAGCGATAAATATAACCTTTCTCTAAAAAGTGAAATGTAATTTTCTCAGCAATAGCATCATACTTTGATCCTCTAGGTGATCTGATGACTTGAGAGTACCAAGCAAATCTAGACATTAGAAAATCTTCTACACAGTGAAGAGCATTATGCCTGATCGTTAGAATATCATGCTGATCGACCTTTCTAACTTCAAAGTGGTGAAGAAGATAGTCGCGATCATAAGCTCCATACTTTAGACCAGTATAGTGAGCATCTCTAAGCAGGTAGTCCATTCTATCGCAGTCAATCTCTGAATGAAGAATTTGATTTGCCAAGATTGAAGGATCAACACCCTTTACTAAATCTGATATTGTTTGCGGATCTAGACCATACTTTTTCAAAATATGTGTTATTCCACCTTCGTAATCTGTATTCTTGATTATAAATGAACCAAGGTTCTCGTGGTCATCTTGTAATCCCTTCCCACCTTTTGAGTTAGTTGTCTCTCCAAAAGTGATATACGCCGATTCAGTTGTATGGGAAAAAACAAAAGTACCAAGATCGTGCAATAGAGCACCAATCCTTAAGGACTTGTGATAAATAGCTTCTTTACTTAAACAATTTATATCCATTAAATCTTCATCAGAAACTGCTCTTGAGCATGACTGAAGAATTCGGTGGGCATTGAACATAACTCCAATAGAGTGACCAAAACGAGAATGCTCAGCTCCTGGAAATACATAGAAACTAAATCCTAACTGCTTTATCCAACGCAATCTTTGATAAAAAGGTGAATGTATTATTTCATATTCAACAGGGGTTAGCTTTATAAAGCCATAGATAGGGTCGAAGACAACTCTTCCCTTTTTCGTAACATCCATGTACAACCTCAAAATTCTTTAAAAAAGAATACCGGCCTTCCCGGCCGGATTTATTTTATTGTAATTTTTCTTTTCTTCTAGCTTTTGCTTTTTTCTTACGCGTTTCTTTCTTCTCTTTCTGTCTTAAGTTTCCAACGATGGCAGAAAGAACAAGACTTGCTTCTCTTCTAAGTCCGTTATCTTGAATAAACCTATAAAAGTTCTCAATATCAGCAGCTGTACGAAAATTTCTAATACCTTTTGATTCAATTGTTGATGTATCTGTAGTCGTACTCACGGGTCCTCCTTAAAAGAACAATTTGCCCCAAAATTACTTCTGGGGCGAATTTAAATAATACTTAGTATATTTCAATAATTCAAATTTAATTTTTACACGTTGCTCTATCGCAGTGATTAAGCTTCTTTCGGCTCAATCATTCCGTATGAGTGAAGCTTGTTATAAAGAGTCTTAACTGTAATTCCTAAAGTCTTAGCAGTCTTAGTTTTATTACCACCTAAGTGCTCTAGTGTATGACAGATATGCTTTCTTTCTAATTCATCTAAAGTCATTTCGCTAAACTCGATAACTTTTGAATCAACAATCTCTTCAACTTTTTCAGCTTGAGAAACACTTTCAGATAAGTGATCTCTCTCAACAATCATTCCATCAGATAGAATAAATGCTCTTTCCATTACCGACTGTAGCTCTCTTACGTTTCCTGGCCAGTGGTAATCTTGTAAAGACTTTAGCGCTCCAGGAGCTAATGACTTTTGTAGCTCAGCACTCTTTCCTTTGTTTAGGAAAAATGATGCTAACATTTCGATATCTTCTACTCTATCTTTTAGAGCTGGTACTCTTAGAGACATAGTATTTAGAGCGTAAAATAAATCTTCTCTAAATAATCCTTTTTCAACTAACTCAGAAAAATCCTTTGCACTTGAAGCAATGATTCTAACATCTGATCTATAAGGAATTTGTCCTCTTACTCTAAAGGCCATTTTTTCATTTAAAAACTTTATTAACTTTGACTGAATCATGACTGGCATTGACTCAATATTATTAATGAATAGAGTTCCATTATTCGCCTGCTCAATTAATCCAAGTCTTGCATTATGTGCTTGCGTGAAATCTCTAGCTTCTTCACCAAATAATTCAATTTCTAATTGTGCTTCTGAGAGAGACGAGCAATCTACAGAGATAAATGCACCCTCTTTTCTTTCACTTCTACAGTGAACTCTTCTCGCAACCATTTCTTTACCTGTTCCAGATTCACCTAGAACTAAAGTTGCAACATCTACAGCTGCTACTTTGTCAGCTACTCTAATGAGCTCTTTCATAGAATCAGACTTACCAATAATATCTCTTTCTTCAATTCTGTATGAGTCTAATACATTTACACTAGACTTACTCTGCTCTAGTTCTTTTTCCTTAGCTTCAATCTGTCTAGATAGAGACTCGTTTAAGAACTTAGCTGATAAGTAAATTTTCATATTTTTTACTGGTTTTTCAATTGAGTTTAAAATCTCTAGAACCTCAGTAATATCTTCTCTTGCAAACGCTCTCTCTTCAGATAGAGATTGAATATGAATAGTTCCAATCATGAAACCGTCACAACCTAGAGGAACGCAAAGCTCGGCTACTGTGTCAGAATCACAGTTTGAAGCAAAGAGTGGATCTCTTGAAATATTATTTGAGAAGTATGACTTCTTTGTTCTAAGAACATGACCAGAAATTCCTGATCCTTTTTCGATGATGTTTCCATCTTCTATAGACTGGCCATTTTCACTAACTAATAATGATGAACCATTTTCTCTTACTCTAAGAATTCTAACTCTATCACTTGCGATGATTTCATTTAAGCATTTTGAGATCTCATTGAAGAAGACTTGCTCGTCTAGAGTTGATAATAAAATAGACGATAATTCTTCGATTCTTGTAGAGTTTTTAGCCACCATCTCAGTCATTGTTCATCTCCTAGTCAGATATATGAATTATTTAATTAATTACGCTTAGCGTTAATCTAAGAAAATAATACATTGCGTCTGAATTTTTTACAAGACTAAAATGCTCGGGTGTTCATTTTTTTTACTGTATTTTCGCAATTACAATGACTTAGTCCATCTAGGAGTTGTACAGTTTCCGAAATTCTCGGTGATCGCCCCTATAATTTCTCCATCATT
Proteins encoded in this window:
- the xseA gene encoding exodeoxyribonuclease VII large subunit, with translation MSNIQYDSVSTLVGKVKGLLEGQFRSVSIEGEVTNLSLSSSGHYYFTLSDKSSALSACLFKMDAMRNPAIREIKNGDKVQCIGGIGVYAKRGSFQVIVKRITKTNVGGDLLAEFERLKKKLAGEGLFDLSNKNKIPTLPKKIAVITAQRGAALQDFLNITKRRTLWSNVMVVPALVQGEGAAASIRKALFNTIKYSLENKENAVDVIVLTRGGGSLEDLWAFNDEALAWDIFNCPIPIISAVGHQVDFSISDYVSDLRCETPSAAAQILSEGQSQIISRLENIKKHLSSSGREIILARKDRVHSLRPEALMNKVMNLYQDYKFRLSRCSLEKREFELLGLHEQWQRLDESLKRMNLALERTLKDREHRVNKSFNMLGALNPSNVLERGYSYMTDSSGHVVASSKEFSKLESGAELDIQFSDGKNKVSKV
- a CDS encoding S41 family peptidase → MKRESGRSVRAIALCITLSVGGLFMGFVGTEKVLAVTKSRFEKLELFNKVLFLVESQYYREVDTDKLIQGAIKGMMNTLDPHSAFLNKEVFAKMQEETQGEFGGLGLEVTQKNGHLIVVTPIEDSPAFKAGILPGDRIVEINHESTIGVTLEEAVDKMRGKNGDKITIGVVRENEEGVKNFVLTRQIIKIKPVKYDVVRKNYGFVRLKQFQKRSAEGIINALKDIRKKTEKNGGLKGVILDLRSNPGGLLDEAVDVTSIFLKDGIVVSTEGRDPKNKEIRYVKKSGYKELDVPLVVLINSSSASASEIVSGAIQDMKRGIIMGSQSFGKGSVQTVAKIDDEKGVKLTIAQYMTPKGRKIQAVGIVPDVFVDEVEATWVSENRKESSYIRESDLKNHLTATIETKEEKKRRLVREKEDRKERMEKLKKLKKEKKKDHKNMWMIKYNPSEDYQVLQAVNYIRSFDLFKKMNK
- a CDS encoding murein hydrolase activator EnvC family protein codes for the protein MARIAPSIFITLALTLSCSKVFAAKSSTISDLRKNLRSQERVLKKINHRIISLEKSLGSKNKDYIQILESKRTIENQIYKNSEKIEKYLVVVKEEKEKVKNLLGSVVANSLSDEETSADLLTKKMMAKALTQKILKLKAIEQVLELKQKKYKEITDSFKGLEESERTLLTVIENLENQKKEYASQYVEVEKKRTDLSAEISSLKSKIVYNKSKKKISSNKTLVNLRFSSPIEDYVAVEYGKKGINFKFRDRQPIKNTINGKVSFVGSLSNYGNVIMVEHGNQTRSIFLGQLKSKVKKGQSVNAGDILGYTLVNKKSRELAKLYFEVRKKNIAQNTSLLMDEAFVAKNNLNNVNI
- a CDS encoding SPFH domain-containing protein, producing the protein MFYLSNFFLNIKNHPFWGGLFAMTSIFVLACAINFTSIEESVFATNSSYSTGPYFHALISGQENHKRISRKLTELPGVNRVEILGEAEIQDQVSKVLSNLDLGMEMEEMNLNYAGLKVILDKSLQERSQNLIRDYLVRLVGSSKLTLGAVKAISKAEELKNQVFTQFKEWGITVVSIACLVIWSLISIVFSSKVQQSSYIIEKFQRRNKVGLKVMLTGMATLLSFCFAISFSLGSVNTYGALIGVALVALLSIVQLRNLQWHE
- a CDS encoding ATP-binding cassette domain-containing protein; this translates as MINNSFHRTQSPQNRSNFTSKNLFYLEDVTVTFGTTVGLRHVQFSVEKGEVVFITGASGAGKTTLLKVLAGDIEPDSGRVKRPDSSVFISQVFQDLRVFGNLSCRENLNFSYDPKFYNSRKEFDKDVMELSRIVGITDRLDIKMKNANGGLKQKIAIIRALLSRPDIIVCDEPTSSLDAESARKIFDILNLYNVKRKLTVIWASHNKELVKQFSGRIVHLDGGRLVYSGHACFI
- a CDS encoding HD domain-containing protein, translating into MDVTKKGRVVFDPIYGFIKLTPVEYEIIHSPFYQRLRWIKQLGFSFYVFPGAEHSRFGHSIGVMFNAHRILQSCSRAVSDEDLMDINCLSKEAIYHKSLRIGALLHDLGTFVFSHTTESAYITFGETTNSKGGKGLQDDHENLGSFIIKNTDYEGGITHILKKYGLDPQTISDLVKGVDPSILANQILHSEIDCDRMDYLLRDAHYTGLKYGAYDRDYLLHHFEVRKVDQHDILTIRHNALHCVEDFLMSRFAWYSQVIRSPRGSKYDAIAEKITFHFLEKGYIYRYSDLLDMIANDPMKFYGFNDSYFISLVQKHYSNGDLDKVPHIKDMALTLLLERGAKTINCSEFKQILFDQDKATENDKVVKKAQAKVKELEEYLQKNGSPEDWILPDLPKKDIIYVKSPKAIAKNGQKSNLLLERDPVKISYDNGDIKLLADVENSVISSLHKKMNYTPNVFCSMKTHERLVKAGLIPG
- a CDS encoding sigma-54-dependent Fis family transcriptional regulator gives rise to the protein MTEMVAKNSTRIEELSSILLSTLDEQVFFNEISKCLNEIIASDRVRILRVRENGSSLLVSENGQSIEDGNIIEKGSGISGHVLRTKKSYFSNNISRDPLFASNCDSDTVAELCVPLGCDGFMIGTIHIQSLSEERAFAREDITEVLEILNSIEKPVKNMKIYLSAKFLNESLSRQIEAKEKELEQSKSSVNVLDSYRIEERDIIGKSDSMKELIRVADKVAAVDVATLVLGESGTGKEMVARRVHCRSERKEGAFISVDCSSLSEAQLEIELFGEEARDFTQAHNARLGLIEQANNGTLFINNIESMPVMIQSKLIKFLNEKMAFRVRGQIPYRSDVRIIASSAKDFSELVEKGLFREDLFYALNTMSLRVPALKDRVEDIEMLASFFLNKGKSAELQKSLAPGALKSLQDYHWPGNVRELQSVMERAFILSDGMIVERDHLSESVSQAEKVEEIVDSKVIEFSEMTLDELERKHICHTLEHLGGNKTKTAKTLGITVKTLYNKLHSYGMIEPKEA